In a genomic window of Salvelinus fontinalis isolate EN_2023a chromosome 7, ASM2944872v1, whole genome shotgun sequence:
- the dleu7 gene encoding LOW QUALITY PROTEIN: leukemia-associated protein 7 (The sequence of the model RefSeq protein was modified relative to this genomic sequence to represent the inferred CDS: inserted 2 bases in 1 codon) — protein sequence MEHQTEALKLLQNVRSHRTAISRPTKLGLEKQVTTIQDSSAAAHTIAEKARESVITQLIDILTQILTVEEEISQCSFQDLRTFLRPKESIELRNICMRMAMRDXDCQKDRDLRDLQDCLKAMVDSLVSSLINMNHPVAIQTSCTLEEIYLSFPEI from the exons ATGGAGCACCAAACAGAAGCACTGAAGTTGCTACAGAATGTGCGCTCCCACCGAACAGCGATTAGTAGGCCCACTAAACTTGGACTAGAAAAACAAGTGACAACCATCCAAGACTCGTCAGCAGCGGCCCACACAATAGCAGAAAAGGCGCGTGAAAGTGTCATTACGCAGCTAATCGATATTCTAACCCAAATACTCACAGTCGAGGAAGAAATCAGTCAATGTTCGTTTCAGGATCTGAGGACATTTCTGCGTCCTAAA GAAAGCATAGAGCTGAGGAACATCTGTATGCGCATGGCAATGAGGGA TGACTGTCAGAAGGACCGGGACCTTAGAGATCTGCAGGACTGTTTAAAAGCCATGGTGGACAGTCTGGTGTCTTCTCTCATCAACATGAACCATCCCGTGGCCATTCAGACATCATGCACGCTTGAAGAGATATATCTGAGCTTCCCTGAAATCTGA
- the LOC129858861 gene encoding guanylate cyclase soluble subunit beta-2-like encodes MYGFINTCLKSLVIEKFGEETWEKLRTLAEVQDTFMTYEIYDDVITLRLVQEACSMLDMSSEVVLKLFGEYFFSFCKMSGYDTMLRTLGGNLVEFIENLDALHSYLALSYQEMNAPSFRVEKNDDGRMLLHYYSDRKGLYHIVPGIIEAVAKDFFDSEVSMTILNQSEEDERTGKKEHVVFLVSQRSRGPKRDFRPQREKEVTKEDEEIDRRHQAEALERMRARCASLPHCPAGKRSRWDMVRSIVMFGKDNLLKSFTPCYPDKLWMEEQAFCNAFPFHIVFDKQLKVKQTGINIQKFVPGLQTMDIRLDEYFSIVHPQVTFNIESIRKFINSQFVLKTRREMVPLASQHQSMLKLRGQMVWMESLGCMVYLCSPKLRSLQELEERGLHISDIAQHDTTRDLILLNQQRLAEMELSNQLERKKEELRILSRHLETEKKKTETLLYAMLPRHVANQLKEGKRVEAGEFQVCTILFSDVVTFTNICAACEPIQIVNMLNSMYSKFDRLTSVHDVYKVETIGDAYMVVGGVPIPADSHAERVANFALGMRIAAREVTNPITGQPIQIRVGLHTGPVLAGVVGDKMPRYCLFGDTVNTASRMESHGLPDHIHLSPFTYSALEDKGFDILERGEIQVKGKGLMTTYFLLQNLCVSEDTIMARGTGEPCVYRDNQQGAGESERDTEEPDNVRKEETTGQTTASASSCSDLTNEDTAFLGDTTPFQKGYLNDVNSRFCRLL; translated from the exons ATG TACGGATTCATAAACACCTGTCTGAAATCTCTGGTCATTGAGAAATTTGGTGAAGAAACATGGGAGAAACTGAG GACCCTGGCAGAGGTCCAGGACACGTTTATGACTTATGAGATATATGATGATGTCATAACTCTGCGTCTGGTGCAGGAGGCATGTTCTATGCTGG ACATGTCTTCTGAGGTGGTGCTGAAGCTTTTCGGGGAGTACTTCTTCAGCTTCTGTAAGATGTCGGGGTACGACACCATGCTGCGTACGCTAGGGGGGAACCTGGTGGAGTTCATTGAGAACCTGGATGCCCTTCACAGCTACCTGGCTCTCTCCTACCAG GAGATGAACGCTCCCTCGTTCCGTGTGGAGAAGAACGACGATGGGAGGATGTTGCTTCATTACTACTCGGACAGGAAAGGCCTATATCACATTGTGCCAG GCATCATTGAGGCGGTGGCCAAAGACTTCTTTGACAGCGAAGTGAGCATGACCATCCTTAACCAATCAGAGGAAGACGAGCGCACAGGGAAGAAAGAGCATGTGGTCTTCCTGGTCTCTCAGAGGAGCAGAGGGCCAAAGAGGGATTTCCGGCCCCAAAGAGAGAAGGAGGTAAccaaggaggatgaggagattgATAGGAGG CATCAGGCAGAGGCATTGGAGAGAATGAGAGCCAGGTGTGCCAGTCTGCCCCACTGCCCTGCTGGGAAAAGATCACGCTGGGACATGGTTAGGAGCATTGTCATGTTTGGAAAAG acaaccTTCTGAAGTCGTTCACACCCTGCTACCCAGATAAGCTGTGGATGGAGGAACAAGCATTCTGCAATGCCTTCCCTTTCCACATTGTCTTTGATAAACAG CTCAAGGTGAAGCAGACTGGGATTAACATCCAGAAGTTTGTCCCTGGGCTGCAGACGATGGACATCCGTCTGGATGAGTACTTCAGCATTGTCCATCCGCAGGTGACCTTCAACATCGAGAGCATCAGGAAGTTCATTAACAGCCAGTTTGTCCTGAAGACCAGACGGGAGATGGTGCCACTGGCCTCTCAGCATCAGTCCATGCTCAAACTCAGAG GTCAGATGGTGTGGATGGAGTCTCTGGGCTGTATGGTGTACCTGTGCTCCCCGAAGCTGCGCAGCCTGCAGGAGTTGGAGGAGAGGGGTCTGCACATCTCCGACATCGCCCAGCACGACACCACCCGGGACCTCATCCTGCTTAACCAACAGCGTCTGGCCGAGATGGAGCTGTCCAATCAGCTGGAGCGCAAAAAG GAGGAGCTGAGGATCCTCTCACGCCACCTCGAGACGGAGAAGAAGAAGACGGAGACTCTGCTCTACGCCATGTTGCCTCGCCACGTAGCCAACCAGCTGAAGGAGGGCAAGAGGGTGGAAGCAG GTGAGTTCCAGGTGTGCACCATCCTGTTCAGTGATGTGGTCACCTTCACCAATATCTGTGCTGCCTGCGAGCCCATCCAGATCGTCAACATGCTCAACTCCATGTACTCCAAGTTCGACCGCCTTACCAGCGTCCATGACGTGTACAAG GTGGAGACTATTGGAGACGCCTACATGGTGGTGGGTGGGGTTCCCATTCCAGCTGACAGCCATGCAGAGCGGGTGGCCAACTTTGCCCTGGGTATGCGTATCGCTGCTCGGGAGGTGACCAACCCTATCACTGGGCAACCCATCCAG ATTCGGGTGGGTCTGCACACAGGTCCAGTGCTGGCTGGTGTGGTTGGGGACAAGATGCCTCGATACTGCCTGTTTGGAGATACGGTCAACACTGCCTCCCGCATGGAGAGTCACGGACTGCCTGACCACATACACCTCAGCCCCTTCACATACAG TGCGCTGGAAGATAAGGGCTTTGACATCCTGGAAAGAGGAGAGATCCAGGTGAAGGGAAAAGGCCTGATGACTACCTACTTCCTGCTGCAGaacctgtgtgtgtctgaggacACCATCATGGCCAGAGGGACAGGAGAGCCCTGCGTGTACAGAGACAACCAGCAGGGggcgggagagagcgagagag ACACAGAAGAACCAGACAATGTGAGAAAGGAAGAAACGACTGGCCAAACCACGGCATCTGCTTCTTCTTGCAGTGACCTCACCAACGAAGACACAGCTTTTCTGGGAGACACTACACCTTTTCAAAAGGGCTACCTCAACGACGTGAACTCACGATTCTGCCGACTGCTCTAA